In Polaribacter sp. L3A8, a genomic segment contains:
- the lpxB gene encoding lipid-A-disaccharide synthase translates to MKYYIIAGEASGDLHGSNLMKALYKEDTNADIRFWGGDLMKNVGGTLVSHYKERAFMGFFEVLMNLSKVLGFIKFCKKDIAEFKPDVLILIDNSGFNLRVAKWAKEQGFKTNYYISPQVWASRAGRVKDIKRDVDKMFVILPFEKEFYEKYDYNVEFVGHPLIDGIAGRKQVSEVAFRKEYNLTDKPIIALLPGSRKQEITKMLSVMLSLIDDFSDYQFVIAGAPSQDLSFYNNIIGDRKVSFISNKTYDLLSISYAALVGSGTATLETALFKVPQVVCYKGGSISYQIAKRIITLKFISLVNLIMDKEVVKELIQNDFNSKNLKTELTKILDDRYREKLFLEYFDLEKKLGGKGASEKVAKQIVGDLKKEEN, encoded by the coding sequence TGAAAGCTTTGTATAAAGAAGATACAAATGCAGACATTCGGTTTTGGGGTGGAGATTTAATGAAAAATGTTGGCGGAACTTTAGTGAGTCATTATAAAGAAAGAGCTTTTATGGGGTTTTTCGAAGTTTTAATGAATCTTTCTAAAGTATTAGGTTTTATTAAATTTTGTAAAAAAGATATTGCAGAGTTTAAACCAGATGTTCTTATTCTTATTGATAATTCTGGTTTTAATTTACGTGTTGCCAAATGGGCAAAAGAACAAGGTTTTAAAACCAATTATTATATTTCTCCTCAAGTTTGGGCAAGTAGAGCGGGTAGAGTTAAAGACATTAAAAGAGATGTAGATAAAATGTTTGTAATACTTCCTTTTGAAAAGGAATTTTATGAAAAATACGATTACAATGTAGAATTTGTTGGGCATCCTTTAATTGATGGAATTGCAGGCAGAAAACAAGTAAGTGAAGTTGCTTTTAGAAAAGAGTACAACTTAACAGACAAACCCATTATTGCGTTATTACCAGGAAGTAGAAAGCAAGAAATTACCAAGATGTTATCTGTAATGCTATCTTTAATTGATGATTTTTCTGACTATCAATTTGTAATTGCAGGTGCTCCTAGTCAGGATTTAAGTTTTTATAATAATATTATTGGAGATAGAAAAGTGAGTTTTATCAGCAATAAAACCTACGATTTATTAAGCATTTCTTACGCCGCTTTAGTTGGGTCTGGTACAGCAACTTTAGAGACAGCTTTATTTAAAGTTCCACAAGTAGTTTGTTATAAAGGAGGCAGTATTTCTTATCAGATTGCTAAAAGAATTATCACCTTAAAATTTATTTCTTTGGTCAATTTAATTATGGATAAAGAAGTGGTAAAAGAGTTAATTCAGAATGATTTTAATTCCAAGAATTTAAAAACTGAATTGACTAAGATTTTAGATGATCGTTATAGAGAGAAACTGTTTTTAGAATACTTCGATTTAGAAAAGAAACTTGGCGGAAAAGGAGCTTCAGAAAAAGTTGCCAAACAAATTGTAGGCGATTTAAAAAAGGAAGAAAACTAG
- a CDS encoding n-acetylglutamate synthase has product MNYNNKKFRVVQNTENGETSEETIFKYQQKGTILTCEYKGGQIVKGHLIGLVDEDGNIEMRYHQVNLKGELMTGTCSSKPELTSNGKIRLYENWQWTSVDKTSGESILEEV; this is encoded by the coding sequence ATGAATTATAATAATAAGAAATTTAGAGTAGTTCAAAATACTGAGAATGGTGAAACATCAGAAGAAACCATTTTTAAATATCAACAAAAGGGTACTATTCTTACTTGTGAATACAAAGGAGGACAAATAGTAAAAGGTCATTTAATAGGTCTTGTAGATGAAGACGGAAATATAGAAATGCGTTATCATCAAGTGAATCTTAAAGGAGAGTTAATGACAGGTACTTGTAGTTCTAAACCAGAGTTAACTTCTAATGGAAAAATAAGACTTTATGAAAATTGGCAATGGACTTCTGTTGATAAGACAAGTGGGGAATCTATTTTAGAAGAAGTTTAA
- a CDS encoding C40 family peptidase, which produces MKKWGFLLVVFSLLLSSCSSTKNVVKKTTKPTTKVDRIVSNALKYKGVRYKFGGTTQRGMDCSGVVYVAFGSENVQLPRISRDMAKRGNKISLNKVKKGDLLFFRTSKSRRSINHVGLVVSHKKGQIKFVHATTSRGVIVSTLSEKYWKKAFVKATTIL; this is translated from the coding sequence ATGAAGAAATGGGGTTTTTTATTAGTTGTATTTTCTTTACTATTAAGTTCTTGTTCCTCTACTAAAAACGTTGTTAAAAAGACAACTAAACCAACTACAAAAGTAGATAGAATTGTATCTAATGCCTTAAAATATAAAGGAGTCCGTTATAAATTTGGAGGAACAACCCAAAGAGGAATGGATTGTTCTGGTGTAGTTTATGTTGCCTTTGGAAGCGAAAATGTACAATTGCCAAGAATTTCTAGAGACATGGCAAAAAGAGGAAATAAAATCTCTTTAAATAAAGTAAAAAAAGGAGATTTATTATTCTTTAGAACCAGTAAAAGTAGACGAAGCATCAACCACGTTGGTTTGGTGGTTTCTCATAAAAAAGGGCAAATTAAGTTTGTGCACGCCACAACATCTAGAGGTGTAATTGTTTCTACTTTATCCGAAAAATACTGGAAAAAAGCATTTGTAAAAGCAACAACCATCTTATAA